The following are encoded together in the Phaseolus vulgaris cultivar G19833 chromosome 9, P. vulgaris v2.0, whole genome shotgun sequence genome:
- the LOC137820424 gene encoding ankyrin repeat-containing protein At5g02620-like: MTMEKQSSFRASTMEKQKSFRGFMEKQKSFRIAMEKQLSFMGSERKKSKDSPGKRGDLPIHLAARAGNLSRVKEIIQNYSNCETKDLLAKQNLEGETPLYVASENGHALVVSEILKYLDLQTASIAARNGYDPFHIAAKQGHLEVLRELLHSFPNLAMTTDLSNSTALHTAASQGHIDVVNLLLESDSNLAKIARNNGKTVLHSAARMGHLEVVNALLNKDPSTGFRTDRKGQTALHMAVKGQNEEILLELVKPDPAVLHLEDNKGNTALHIATKKGRTQNVRRLLSMEGININSTNKAGETPLDVAEKFGSPELVSILRDAGAANSTDQGKPPNASKQLKQTVSDIKHDVQSQLQQTRQTGMRVQKIAKKLKKLHISGLNNAINSATVVAVLIATVAFAAIFTVPGQYVENKTDGFSLGQANIANNAAFLIFFVFDSLALFISLAVVVVQTSVVVIEQKAKKQLVFVINKLMWMACLFISIAFISLTYVVVGSHSRWLAIYATVIGSLIMLSTIGSMCYCVILHRMEETKLRTESRSFSMSHASDQEILNSEYKRMYAL; encoded by the exons ATGACTATGGAGAAACAAAGCAGTTTTCGAGCATCTACTATGGAAAAACAGAAGAGTTTTCGTGGATTTATGGAAAAACAGAAGAGTTTTCGCATAGCGATGGAGAAGCAACTCAGCTTTATGGGAAGTGAAAGGAAGAAGAGCAAGGACTCACCTGGGAAACGTGGTGACTTACCAATTCATTTAGCAGCTCGGGCAGGGAACTTGAGCAGAGTGAAAGAGATAATTCAAAACTATTCTAATTGTGAGACGAAAGATTTGTTGGCAAAGCAGAACCTAGAGGGGGAGACCCCTCTTTATGTCGCTTCAGAGAATGGGCATGCTTTGGTTGTTAGTGAGATACTGAAGTACTTGGACCTGCAAACTGCTTCTATTGCGGCCAGAAATGGCTATGATCCATTCCATATTGCTGCAAAGCAAGGTCATCTTG AGGTGCTGAGAGAGCTACTGCACTCCTTTCCCAACTTGGCCATGACCACTGATTTGTCCAACTCAACTGCTTTACATACAGCTGCAAGTCAAGGTCATATTGATGTGGTTAATCTCCTTCTGGAATCAGATTCTAACCTTGCTAAAATAGCCAGGAATAATGGTAAAACTGTCCTTCACTCTGCGGCTCGGATGGGGCACTTGGAAGTTGTGAATGCTTTATTGAACAAGGATCCAAGCACTGGATTTAGGACTGATAGGAAAGGCCAAACTGCACTACACATGGCTGTGAAAGGGCAAAATGAAGAAATTTTGCTGGAATTGGTAAAACCTGATCCAGCAGTTTTACACTTGGAAGATAATAAAGGAAATACAGCATTGCATATTGCCACAAAGAAGGGCCGTACACAG AATGTTCGCCGCTTGTTATCAATGGAGGGTATCAACATCAATTCAACAAACAAGGCTGGAGAGACTCCTCTTGATGTTGCAGAAAAATTTGGAAGTCCTGAACTTGTCTCCATATTGAGGGATGCTGGGGCTGCTAATTCCACTGACCAAGGGAAACCTCCAAATGCTTCAAAACAACTCAAGCAGACTGTCAGTGACATAAAGCACGATGTACAATCCCAACTCCAACAGACACGTCAGACTGGCATGAGGGTTCAGAAAATTGCAAAGAAGCTGAAAAAGCTACACATCAGTGGCCTGAACAATGCAATAAACTCTGCTACTGTTGTTGCCGTTCTTATTGCTACAGTTGCTTTTGCAGCCATCTTCACAGTCCCTGGTCAATATGTCGAAAATAAAACAGATGGATTTTCTCTTGGACAAGCAAATATAGCAAACAATGCAGCTTTCCTAATATTTTTTGTGTTTGACAGCCTGGCATTGTTCATCTCTCTGGCAGTTGTAGTGGTTCAAACTTCCGTAGTTGTTATTGAGCAAAAGGCAAAAAAGCAGCTTGTTTTTGTCATTAACAAGCTCATGTGGATGGCTTGCCTTTTCATTTCCATTGCCTTCATTTCTCTTACATACGTGGTGGTGGGATCACACTCCAGATGGCTTGCAATATATGCTACAGTGATTGGAAGTTTGATAATGCTCTCTACAATTGGCTCCATGTGCTATTGTGTAATTTTGCATAGGATGGAGGAGACAAAACTGAGGACCGAGAGTCGGTCGTTTTCCATGTCTCATGCATCAGACCAAGAGATTTTAAACAGTGAATACAAGAGGATGTACGCACTGTAG